From Hymenobacter sedentarius, a single genomic window includes:
- a CDS encoding glycosyltransferase family A protein, protein MSEYGISYVVTTYNKLPYLRQVLDRLVAARLPNEEIVVADGGSKDGTPEYLRSLYEAGHIQQFVSERDKGESHGFNKCMLRARGEVVKIITDDDAFDYGAIREAAGFMHQHPDVDVMMGYTGLLFLEDPNRLSLYEDVADNFKRWFHHGEAVWMIGLPMIIRRTSLALTGLFNTGVVQMDTEFTYRITSLNVNLAWSSAVLSIRIENPQSNFRVMGRQTSQHEADRMRFFYDKRIGHSFLNYVRHKSGWLDALKKPVRPLKRAVFNALKKPQYQGPPQLPTGYVPTPGEEPLEAAFRVCDRFMADYNARQTTEFIFKKQELGKALATK, encoded by the coding sequence ATGAGTGAATATGGCATTTCTTACGTTGTAACGACATACAACAAGCTGCCTTACCTGCGTCAGGTGTTGGACCGCTTGGTGGCCGCTCGCTTACCAAACGAAGAAATCGTGGTGGCCGACGGCGGCAGCAAGGATGGCACTCCCGAATACCTCCGCAGCCTGTACGAAGCCGGTCATATCCAACAGTTCGTTTCGGAGCGCGACAAAGGCGAGTCGCACGGCTTCAACAAGTGCATGCTCCGGGCCCGGGGCGAGGTGGTCAAAATTATCACAGACGATGACGCCTTTGACTACGGCGCCATTAGGGAGGCGGCCGGGTTCATGCACCAGCACCCAGACGTGGACGTAATGATGGGCTACACCGGTCTCCTTTTTCTGGAAGACCCTAACCGGCTTTCCCTCTACGAAGACGTGGCCGATAATTTTAAGCGTTGGTTTCACCACGGAGAAGCAGTATGGATGATTGGCCTGCCCATGATTATCCGGCGTACCTCTTTAGCGCTCACCGGACTTTTTAACACCGGAGTGGTGCAGATGGATACCGAATTTACCTACCGCATTACCAGCCTGAACGTGAACTTGGCTTGGAGTTCGGCGGTGCTGAGCATACGCATCGAAAACCCGCAGAGTAATTTCCGGGTGATGGGCCGGCAAACTAGTCAGCACGAAGCAGACCGGATGCGATTCTTTTATGATAAGCGCATCGGCCACAGCTTTCTGAACTACGTACGGCATAAATCGGGCTGGCTCGACGCTCTTAAAAAGCCCGTTCGCCCCCTCAAGCGTGCCGTTTTCAACGCCTTGAAAAAGCCGCAGTACCAGGGCCCTCCGCAACTGCCCACCGGCTACGTGCCCACCCCGGGCGAGGAACCGCTAGAGGCCGCGTTCCGAGTGTGTGACCGATTCATGGCCGACTACAACGCCCGACAGACTACGGAGTTTATATTTAAAAAACAAGAATTGGGCAAGGCCCTCGCCACTAAATAA
- a CDS encoding NAD-dependent epimerase/dehydratase family protein encodes MKIALFGATGFAGRNVGDILRTHGVEFVGASINSGLDLRDTAATAAFLREHEPTHIINCAAHVGSLNYVTEKAATVVADNSRMILGMYEAVAQECPHALVINPIANCAYPATANIFREDEWWNGHLHRSVLSYGTSRRLLWAAAECFQLQYGIRSIHLLTPNMYGPYDSTDPNKAHALNALISKFVKAGKTGQPELPIWGTGVAIREWLYAPDFARLVWEVLQNPDREGLEQPTNLAQNDGLSVKELVNIVQDKFNYPGQLTWDTSKPDGAPKKVMDDTKFRQIFPEFKFTDFNDGIAETVKYYESVYPY; translated from the coding sequence ATGAAGATTGCATTATTTGGTGCCACCGGCTTCGCTGGTCGGAACGTTGGCGATATTTTGCGGACGCACGGCGTAGAATTCGTAGGCGCGTCGATTAATTCAGGGCTTGACCTGCGGGACACTGCTGCCACAGCTGCTTTTTTGCGCGAGCACGAGCCCACGCACATTATCAACTGCGCGGCCCACGTAGGCAGCCTCAACTACGTGACTGAGAAGGCTGCTACCGTAGTAGCCGACAACTCACGCATGATTTTGGGCATGTATGAAGCTGTGGCTCAGGAATGCCCGCATGCTTTGGTCATTAATCCCATTGCCAACTGCGCTTACCCTGCTACTGCCAATATTTTCCGCGAGGATGAGTGGTGGAATGGCCATCTGCACCGTTCCGTGCTGAGCTACGGCACCAGCCGCCGCCTGCTTTGGGCCGCCGCCGAATGCTTCCAATTGCAGTATGGCATCCGGAGCATACACCTGCTCACGCCCAACATGTATGGGCCCTACGACTCCACCGACCCAAATAAGGCCCACGCCCTGAACGCGCTGATTTCCAAATTTGTGAAGGCTGGTAAGACTGGCCAGCCCGAACTGCCCATCTGGGGCACCGGTGTGGCCATCCGTGAGTGGCTCTACGCTCCCGATTTTGCCCGTCTGGTATGGGAGGTATTGCAGAACCCTGACCGCGAAGGCTTGGAACAGCCCACCAATCTGGCCCAGAATGATGGCCTGAGCGTAAAAGAACTGGTCAATATTGTTCAGGATAAGTTTAACTACCCCGGCCAGCTTACTTGGGATACGTCCAAGCCCGATGGGGCACCTAAAAAGGTGATGGACGACACTAAGTTTCGGCAAATATTTCCAGAATTTAAATTCACAGATTTCAATGATGGAATTGCCGAAACCGTGAAGTACTACGAATCGGTTTATCCCTACTAA
- a CDS encoding GNAT family N-acetyltransferase — MAVITVAVERGNYPPIASTYFNFEELDAFHAPEVLRTVYGSSWFGLVITAGDMAFLHAYQPQALPQGEGLDIDPFIGYAGPMVTSSASAEFCDQAATAYSAWCREQGIIAEIIRFNPILRNDAVYALSSTIEVFKAKDIVVVACNPNEEAQLASFSTKCRSSVKRGIRDCTFEKLDKTTNWDAFVAFYMASLHRIGADPRWSFSPEFFARAAQSSVFQVYAVRHEDKLASVSLVIEHPLAGYYFLAASSEQPVQGANEYLVYGISQRLAQMGCPRLVLGGGNSADEDDALLRFKKKFAPALIPLMLGKLVHEPQAFNQLVAAAIARRPELEAMRFFLKYRL; from the coding sequence ATGGCAGTTATAACTGTTGCGGTTGAGCGCGGAAACTACCCGCCAATTGCATCGACTTATTTCAACTTCGAGGAACTTGATGCATTTCATGCGCCGGAGGTGTTGCGGACAGTGTACGGCAGCAGTTGGTTTGGCTTAGTCATCACGGCAGGAGACATGGCATTTCTACATGCATACCAGCCGCAGGCGCTGCCGCAAGGGGAGGGCTTAGACATTGACCCTTTCATCGGCTATGCCGGACCCATGGTGACGTCCAGCGCCAGTGCTGAATTCTGCGACCAAGCAGCGACTGCTTACTCGGCGTGGTGCCGAGAGCAGGGGATTATAGCCGAAATTATTCGATTTAATCCCATTCTGCGCAACGATGCTGTTTATGCACTTTCCTCCACCATTGAGGTCTTCAAAGCGAAAGACATCGTTGTTGTGGCTTGTAACCCAAACGAGGAAGCACAATTGGCTTCTTTTTCCACCAAATGCCGTAGCAGTGTGAAGCGTGGAATACGCGACTGCACATTCGAAAAGCTGGACAAAACAACGAACTGGGACGCCTTCGTGGCGTTTTATATGGCCTCGCTTCACCGCATCGGGGCTGACCCACGCTGGAGCTTCTCCCCCGAGTTCTTTGCCCGCGCTGCCCAATCAAGCGTCTTTCAGGTATACGCGGTTCGGCATGAGGACAAGCTGGCGTCGGTTTCGCTGGTCATCGAGCACCCGCTTGCCGGCTATTATTTTCTGGCGGCCAGCAGTGAGCAGCCGGTACAGGGAGCCAACGAATACCTGGTGTATGGCATTAGCCAGCGCTTGGCGCAGATGGGATGTCCGCGCCTCGTTTTAGGTGGGGGCAACTCCGCAGACGAAGACGATGCTTTACTGCGGTTCAAAAAGAAATTTGCCCCAGCCCTGATCCCGCTCATGCTTGGCAAGCTGGTGCACGAGCCACAGGCTTTTAACCAGTTGGTGGCCGCAGCAATTGCCCGTCGACCCGAACTGGAAGCCATGCGTTTTTTTCTCAAATACCGGCTATAG
- a CDS encoding integrase core domain-containing protein, with amino-acid sequence MELRERPVFADLADSQASVADCFDYFNHERLHSSIGYQAPYRAHQQTFITTALNSPA; translated from the coding sequence CTGGAACTCCGCGAGCGGCCCGTTTTTGCCGACCTGGCCGACTCCCAGGCCAGCGTCGCCGACTGTTTTGACTACTTTAACCACGAGCGCCTGCATTCCAGCATAGGCTATCAGGCCCCTTATCGAGCTCACCAACAGACTTTTATAACTACTGCCCTAAACAGTCCAGCCTAA
- a CDS encoding transposase → MKDTPKPDKRRKCDAAFRAEALRLAEQSRSAQAAARALSIAPKCIYQWQNAAQTPVAAALGATLDPDTAAELPQLRARRQAQELAILKKAIAIFSNTPDQ, encoded by the coding sequence ATGAAAGACACGCCAAAGCCCGACAAACGCCGCAAGTGCGATGCGGCCTTCCGCGCCGAAGCCTTGCGTCTGGCCGAGCAAAGCCGCTCGGCCCAGGCCGCCGCACGGGCGCTCAGCATCGCCCCCAAATGCATCTACCAGTGGCAGAACGCCGCCCAAACGCCGGTGGCGGCTGCGTTGGGCGCGACCTTGGACCCCGACACGGCCGCCGAACTGCCCCAGTTGCGGGCCCGGCGGCAGGCGCAGGAACTGGCCATTTTAAAAAAAGCCATTGCCATCTTCTCCAACACTCCGGACCAATGA
- a CDS encoding formyltransferase family protein, which produces MTYRVLFFGNWGLGLSGLEGLLACENVEIVKVYTKWDKLTPNPFLNLVHDRAVREGLPVFNSDKALAPLKIFAADILSNERIDFIVSCCYDRIFKPNVLAFPRLPLNVHPSLLPRYRGIKPLENAVAQGEKKVGVTMHELVEALDEGAILLQEDTVNIHDNDTFSSLFDQQAQLAKAVIVKFFQDPEYYIEHKTPQNHSLATLAPRMPFEIQQDATVLEIQLAYRDHLASGLPTQS; this is translated from the coding sequence ATGACTTACCGGGTATTGTTTTTCGGAAACTGGGGCCTAGGCTTAAGCGGACTGGAAGGGCTTCTTGCGTGCGAAAATGTTGAAATAGTAAAGGTGTATACGAAGTGGGACAAATTAACTCCCAATCCTTTCCTGAATCTGGTACACGACCGTGCGGTGCGTGAAGGACTACCCGTGTTCAATTCTGATAAAGCATTAGCGCCGTTGAAGATTTTCGCAGCCGATATCTTATCGAATGAGCGGATAGATTTCATTGTTTCCTGCTGCTACGACCGCATCTTTAAGCCAAACGTACTGGCTTTTCCCCGGCTGCCGCTGAACGTACATCCTTCGCTGCTGCCCCGCTACCGCGGCATAAAACCCTTGGAGAATGCCGTTGCCCAAGGCGAGAAAAAGGTGGGCGTAACGATGCATGAGTTGGTTGAAGCTCTGGACGAAGGCGCGATTTTATTGCAGGAAGATACGGTTAATATCCATGATAATGACACGTTTAGCTCGCTGTTTGACCAACAGGCCCAACTAGCCAAAGCAGTTATCGTAAAATTTTTCCAAGACCCCGAATACTACATCGAGCATAAAACTCCGCAGAACCATTCACTGGCAACCCTCGCTCCCCGGATGCCTTTTGAAATTCAGCAAGATGCCACCGTGCTCGAAATTCAGCTAGCTTATCGGGACCATCTGGCCTCGGGCTTGCCGACACAGTCGTGA
- a CDS encoding glycosyltransferase gives MNGVSVIICCFNSKTRLPTTLRHLAAQVPGNLKWEVVVVDNNSTDATAEVARHQWQQFGSPTLLTVVAEPRPGLSMARQTGLASARYDIVLFCDDDNWLEPDYLREAYALMRRDAGIGILGGLNRAVADVPLPTWFQQVEYAYACGPQAEQDGEVSPQRLYVSGAGMVVRRSIFRELEQIGFQSQLLDRKGEELSSGGDTELCFATALLGYKVVYSSQLRLLHYMEAKRLNWDYLIKLKKGHGKSYYKLEYYKKLYLNESIQDNWQTLTRKRFRAMLSKHGAYVLYEYYIKSRKVGSGIDTAEAVFYYEMLKTHFQMRKEHANFIQYLSSLKRNIVALHNMQGNEQPGL, from the coding sequence CTTGAAATGGGAGGTAGTGGTCGTCGACAATAACTCGACTGATGCCACTGCCGAGGTGGCTCGGCACCAGTGGCAGCAGTTCGGCTCACCCACTTTGCTCACGGTTGTGGCTGAACCCCGACCAGGCCTTTCCATGGCCCGCCAAACGGGTTTGGCTAGTGCTAGGTACGACATAGTGCTGTTCTGCGACGACGACAATTGGCTTGAGCCGGATTATTTGCGGGAGGCATACGCCTTAATGCGGCGGGACGCAGGAATTGGTATCTTAGGTGGGCTGAACAGGGCCGTTGCCGATGTACCGCTGCCGACATGGTTTCAGCAGGTGGAATACGCCTACGCGTGCGGTCCCCAAGCTGAGCAGGATGGGGAAGTATCGCCGCAGCGCCTCTACGTATCCGGCGCCGGCATGGTGGTTCGGCGAAGCATTTTTCGAGAGTTGGAGCAGATTGGGTTTCAGTCGCAGCTACTTGACCGCAAAGGAGAGGAACTATCATCAGGTGGCGATACAGAACTATGTTTCGCTACAGCGCTACTCGGCTATAAAGTAGTGTACTCTTCACAACTGAGACTGTTGCACTACATGGAGGCAAAACGGCTTAACTGGGATTATCTGATAAAGCTAAAAAAAGGCCACGGCAAATCTTACTATAAGCTGGAGTATTACAAAAAATTGTACCTCAACGAAAGTATTCAGGACAACTGGCAGACATTGACACGGAAAAGGTTTCGGGCTATGCTCTCGAAACACGGCGCTTATGTGCTGTACGAGTATTATATAAAAAGCCGTAAAGTGGGAAGTGGCATAGACACGGCCGAAGCAGTATTCTATTACGAAATGCTAAAAACACATTTTCAGATGAGAAAGGAACATGCGAATTTTATCCAGTATCTCAGTAGCTTGAAAAGAAATATTGTTGCCTTACATAATATGCAAGGCAATGAGCAGCCAGGACTATAA
- a CDS encoding glycosyltransferase family 61 protein, translating into MVKIVKSIADAVVMRVSKALPAWQRYTIEKIFPAREPYQPVPPVNVAMFSEEVVAPFLAPVEFHEHRTYSLTNVHVTWNGAVFNNLRLFVPSLVHDWYEPSFQDTLLLRQWVGRKVTAPAKSVAVCHNQWSVENYYHWLADTLPRLLVLRQTHPNITLVLPQPLPPKQLPDYIRLSAAALGFTDYLPVNPRQVLRADTVVVPELTATPISQNPELIRQVRAELLTAYRPAPAPATRRIFAARAATGVRKLINEAEVDALLSEYGFEKVYFEHYSFLEQIKLMHETKVLLGVHGAGMTNMFFLQDDAKVIELLNQEHQVHCYYWLASCFGLPYFLAPCAGTNPAKTSHSDMVVDIATLKQVLDVALD; encoded by the coding sequence ATGGTTAAAATAGTTAAAAGCATAGCAGATGCTGTGGTAATGCGGGTTTCGAAAGCCCTCCCCGCCTGGCAGCGCTACACCATTGAAAAAATATTTCCAGCGCGCGAGCCTTATCAACCCGTGCCGCCAGTCAACGTTGCTATGTTTTCGGAGGAAGTGGTAGCGCCCTTTTTAGCGCCGGTAGAGTTCCATGAGCACCGGACCTACAGCCTAACCAACGTACATGTTACCTGGAATGGCGCCGTATTCAACAACCTGCGTTTGTTTGTGCCCAGCCTGGTGCACGACTGGTACGAGCCCAGCTTCCAGGATACGTTGCTGCTGCGGCAATGGGTAGGACGCAAGGTGACGGCACCAGCCAAAAGCGTGGCAGTGTGCCACAACCAATGGTCGGTGGAGAACTATTACCACTGGCTCGCCGACACCCTCCCTCGTCTACTGGTATTGCGCCAGACACATCCTAACATCACGCTGGTACTCCCGCAGCCTTTGCCTCCCAAGCAACTGCCCGATTATATCCGTCTCAGCGCCGCTGCACTAGGCTTCACGGATTATTTACCCGTTAACCCCCGCCAGGTTCTGCGAGCCGACACTGTTGTAGTCCCGGAGCTGACGGCTACTCCTATCTCTCAAAACCCGGAGCTAATTCGTCAGGTTCGGGCGGAGCTACTAACTGCCTATCGGCCTGCCCCAGCGCCAGCCACCCGGAGGATATTTGCTGCACGTGCAGCTACTGGCGTACGGAAATTGATTAACGAAGCCGAAGTTGACGCACTGCTCAGCGAGTATGGATTCGAGAAAGTATATTTTGAGCACTATTCTTTTCTAGAGCAGATTAAGCTGATGCACGAGACCAAGGTCTTGCTGGGTGTGCACGGCGCCGGAATGACCAATATGTTCTTCCTGCAGGACGATGCCAAGGTGATAGAATTGCTCAACCAGGAGCACCAGGTGCACTGTTATTACTGGTTGGCTTCTTGCTTTGGCTTGCCTTACTTTTTAGCACCTTGTGCCGGCACTAATCCGGCAAAGACTAGCCACTCCGATATGGTGGTAGATATTGCTACCCTAAAGCAAGTCCTAGACGTAGCATTGGATTGA
- a CDS encoding DegT/DnrJ/EryC1/StrS family aminotransferase — protein MAVITVAPLVPGAFAPPGGTAIPLFTTFVHPSAQQRVASVLASTFLSEGKLVKEFESRLSAELGMVHPAALNSGTSALHLALEVAGVGAGDEVILAPQTFIASAITIVQVGAKAVFADIQYSTGNIDPADIEHRITERTKAIMAVHWGGYPCDLAEIHALAAKHNLVVIEDAAHSPGATYQGQAIGSVSDFTCFSFQAIKHLTTGDGGALCARDPEKAREVFRRRWFGIDRANSPMNEVGEREYDLTDVGYKYHLSDYAAALGLANLEGFAERMGRRRALVQQYKDGLQHVAGITHFERKADRESAHWLFGFHVDNRLQFIRAMRAKGIAASVVHDGIDNNTLFGGKRMELGNQRRFDDTQIHIPLHDDLTTEQVAYIVDAIKQGW, from the coding sequence ATGGCTGTCATTACAGTAGCACCCCTGGTTCCCGGAGCCTTTGCGCCTCCGGGCGGCACTGCCATTCCACTATTCACGACGTTCGTGCACCCTTCGGCCCAACAGCGTGTGGCTTCTGTGCTGGCCAGCACCTTCCTAAGTGAGGGCAAGTTGGTGAAAGAATTTGAATCACGGCTGAGCGCAGAATTGGGCATGGTGCACCCAGCCGCCCTCAACAGCGGCACAAGCGCCCTGCATCTAGCCCTGGAAGTGGCCGGTGTCGGAGCTGGCGATGAAGTAATTCTTGCTCCCCAGACCTTTATAGCATCTGCTATCACCATCGTACAGGTGGGTGCCAAAGCGGTTTTCGCTGATATCCAATACAGTACCGGAAATATTGACCCCGCTGACATCGAACACCGTATCACGGAGCGCACCAAAGCCATTATGGCCGTGCATTGGGGCGGCTATCCCTGCGACCTTGCGGAAATTCATGCCCTGGCCGCCAAGCATAATCTGGTTGTGATTGAGGACGCGGCCCATTCCCCTGGCGCTACGTACCAAGGCCAAGCCATTGGGTCTGTTTCCGACTTTACTTGTTTTTCGTTCCAGGCCATCAAGCACCTGACCACCGGCGATGGCGGCGCGCTCTGCGCCCGCGACCCGGAAAAGGCACGGGAGGTATTTCGCCGCCGTTGGTTTGGTATCGACCGTGCCAACTCACCCATGAACGAGGTGGGGGAGCGAGAATACGACCTCACCGACGTGGGTTACAAATACCACCTGAGTGACTACGCGGCCGCATTGGGCTTGGCCAATCTCGAAGGCTTTGCTGAGCGCATGGGCCGGCGCCGTGCCTTAGTGCAGCAGTACAAAGACGGTCTGCAGCACGTAGCCGGCATCACGCACTTCGAACGCAAAGCCGACCGCGAAAGCGCCCACTGGCTTTTTGGCTTCCATGTGGATAATCGCCTTCAGTTTATCCGCGCCATGCGGGCTAAGGGCATTGCCGCCTCAGTGGTGCACGACGGCATCGACAACAATACCCTGTTCGGCGGCAAGCGCATGGAGCTCGGCAATCAGCGCCGCTTCGACGACACCCAGATTCACATTCCCCTGCACGACGACCTGACCACCGAACAAGTGGCTTACATTGTCGATGCTATAAAGCAGGGCTGGTAG
- a CDS encoding glycosyltransferase: MHTLPLGVSFLVCTFNGAARIAETLACLARQETPAGIPWEVVLVDNASTDNTTELARQAWELLAAPAALHLLHEPRPGKQYALETAIGQAQYRYTCIVDDDNRLSITYLREGLTILEKNPKVGILGGPSTATFEGPEPVWFAEFQHCYAVGPQLDRVGGAFKPLAEGNIGRNVLWGAGMFVRMAVWEQLHEAGFQSLFSGRQGDGNLTAGEDDELCYAAQLLGYEVWYSSRLHLQHHIAAGRLTEAYRDRLFYASARTSTRLNAYRNALWGKPGGSVALNLLKDVAYSTLGLTKEAVSPSLLRALVAANTIVPMKLGHTFASLKETVLNFERVKSYYKHVLQLKSEIASHKLNHRQ; this comes from the coding sequence ATGCATACATTACCCCTCGGCGTTTCTTTCTTGGTGTGCACTTTCAACGGGGCCGCCCGTATTGCTGAAACCTTGGCATGCTTAGCTCGGCAAGAAACGCCAGCGGGTATACCTTGGGAAGTTGTGCTAGTTGATAACGCCAGCACCGACAACACCACTGAACTGGCGCGGCAGGCGTGGGAGTTGCTAGCTGCCCCCGCTGCCCTGCACCTGCTACATGAGCCGCGGCCCGGCAAACAGTACGCCCTCGAAACAGCGATTGGCCAAGCACAGTACCGTTACACCTGCATTGTGGACGATGATAACCGGTTATCTATAACATACTTGCGAGAAGGTCTAACAATCCTCGAGAAAAACCCCAAGGTTGGGATATTGGGCGGGCCCAGCACTGCTACATTTGAAGGTCCAGAGCCAGTCTGGTTTGCAGAATTCCAGCATTGCTACGCCGTGGGCCCGCAGCTGGACCGGGTAGGAGGGGCATTCAAACCCCTGGCGGAGGGCAATATCGGTCGGAATGTGCTGTGGGGGGCAGGTATGTTTGTGCGCATGGCAGTGTGGGAGCAATTGCATGAGGCAGGCTTTCAAAGCCTGTTTTCGGGCCGGCAGGGCGACGGCAACTTGACTGCTGGCGAAGACGACGAGCTTTGCTACGCCGCTCAGTTGCTGGGTTACGAGGTGTGGTACTCCTCACGGCTACACTTGCAGCATCACATAGCCGCAGGCCGGCTTACTGAGGCCTACCGAGACCGGTTGTTCTACGCGTCGGCCCGCACGTCTACCCGCCTAAATGCGTACCGAAATGCGCTCTGGGGGAAGCCGGGCGGAAGTGTCGCGCTCAACCTGCTCAAGGACGTAGCCTATAGTACGTTAGGTTTAACGAAAGAAGCGGTATCGCCGAGCTTGCTGCGGGCCCTTGTTGCTGCCAATACCATCGTGCCAATGAAGTTGGGGCATACCTTTGCCTCACTAAAAGAAACGGTGTTGAATTTTGAACGGGTAAAATCGTACTATAAACATGTCTTGCAGCTAAAAAGCGAGATAGCCTCTCACAAGTTAAATCATCGTCAATAG